TAATAGTATAGTTATGCCGCTCAATCTTGGTGGGGACAGTAGCCTGAAAGTTATTTATGAGCATTCGGAACCCTAACAATAGGGTTTTGTATTATTTTGTAGCATGTCCACAAAGTTTACAGATTGTTGTTGCGATCGCCGATGAACCAGCAAACTTATCTAAAAGTGTCCTTCGTCTGGGAAGAGCCGAAACCGTTGATTAAAGTTTTACCCCGATTAATTTTTGAGCCAGTCAAAGCAAAGCGAGATAATCAGTTAATTTCGGTTGTTGCGCGTGTCATGCGAGAGTCTACAAAACTAGGCTACAGCTTACAATCGCAACAATGCGCGATCGCTCATAAAGGAGTCCAGATATCAGCAAACTACCTGTAAGCGATCGCCTTACACTTAGTTAACTATATTCGATTTACTTCACAGAGGATGGGAATGCTGTGTTTGTAGATCTTGGTAGTCATGACGAAGTATATTAGGTAATAGAAATTCCAACGAATTTATATAAACAAGTGATAGCGATCGCTCACATAATAAATACTAGCTTCTGCCCAAAGAACAATAAGCGATCGCCCGATTGAAAATCTCAGAAGCTCAAAAACTTTATGCCTGTTAGAGCATTAACCCTAGAATGAATGGAGTATTTTATCCTTAGTTCAAGGTTAATTGAATCTGCTAAATGTTGTCGTTAGTGGCAATTTAAAAAAGGCAACAAAAATGAAAATTTGTACAGCACAGACAAGACCTATCAAAGGTAACATTCAAAGTAATATTGATAATCACAAAAAATTAATTGATTTGGCCATTTCCAATCGAGCAGACATAGTTATTTTTCCAGAACTATCGTTAACGGGATATGAACCGAAACTATCAAAAGAATTAGCGACTAATCAAGACGATAGTAGGTTTGACGATTTCCAAAAAACCAGTGATGCCAAGCAGATAACAATTGGAGTTGGAGTGCCAACAAAAAGTAATACAGGCATCTGCATTAGTATGGTTATTTTTCAGCCATATAAAGCAAAACAAACGTATTCAAAGCAGTATTTACACCCTGATGAAGAGGAATTTTTTATTAGCGGACAAAGCTTTACTGGTTTAAAAGTTAACAAAACCAACATTGCACTTGCAATTTGTTATGAATTATCAGTTCATGAGCATTCGGAGAACGCTTTTAAAAGTGGGGCAGAAATTTATATTGCAAGTGTGGCAAAATTTGTGAATGGAGTTGACAAAGCAATTAACAGGTTATCCGAGATTGCTAATAAATATTCAATGCAGTATTAATGTCAAACT
Above is a genomic segment from Fischerella sp. JS2 containing:
- a CDS encoding carbon-nitrogen hydrolase family protein; protein product: MNLLNVVVSGNLKKATKMKICTAQTRPIKGNIQSNIDNHKKLIDLAISNRADIVIFPELSLTGYEPKLSKELATNQDDSRFDDFQKTSDAKQITIGVGVPTKSNTGICISMVIFQPYKAKQTYSKQYLHPDEEEFFISGQSFTGLKVNKTNIALAICYELSVHEHSENAFKSGAEIYIASVAKFVNGVDKAINRLSEIANKYSMQY